The genomic window TCTCCCGATCAAAAGCGATATCTCGAAGGATTTGTCTCTGGCCTCAGTGCGTCGCGGCTTTCGCGAAGCCAGGCACCGGCGAAATCAGAGCCGGTCGGGCCTGACGCGATTCATCTGAAGGCTCAGGACCGGACGGTCGCTGCCGGCGGCAAGCTCAATGATCAGGAAAAGATCAAACGCGACGAGCATCCGTTCGATGCCTATCCGCGGCTGGTGGCGCAGGCACGTAACAACGAAGCGCCAAAGCCGGCCGACAATTTCCGCTGGCGCTATTACGGAATCTTCTACGTCGCGCCGACCCAGTCATCCTACATGTGCCGCCTGCGCATTCCCAACGGCATTCTCAAGCATTGGCAGTTCGCGGGCGTTGCCGATGTCGCCGAGCAGTTCGGCGGACCCTACGCCCACATCACCACGCGGGCGAATCTGCAGCTCCGCGAAATCGAGCCGAAGAATGCCGTCAATGTGATTGAAGCAATCCAGGATCTTGGCCTGTGCTCACGCGGGTCGGGCGCAGATAATATCCGCAACGTGACCGGCACCCCGACAGCCGGGATCGATCCGCAGGAGCTGCTCGATACACGGCCACATGCGCGCGAGTGGCACTATCACATCCTCAATGACCGGACGCTTTACGGGTTGCCGCGCAAATTCAATGTCGCATTCGACGGAGCAGGGCGGATCGCAGTCCTTGAGGATACCAACGACATCGCATTCCAGGCTGTCGAGGTGCTAGAAGGACACAGCGTTGAGCCCGGCATCTACTATCGTCTGGCGCTGGGCGGCATCACGGGACATCGCGACTTTGCTCGCGACACTGGCGTTATTCTGAGGCCCGAAGAGGCGACGCCTGTAGCCGATGCCATCATCCGCGTCTTTATCGAACACGGCGACAGAACCAACCGCAACAAGGCGCGACTGAAGTATGTGCTCGACGCGTGGGGCTTCGAGAAATTCCTCGCGGCTGTTGAAGACAAGCTTGGCCGCAAGCTGGTGCGCGTATCTGCCGAAGCGATCGCGCCGCGGCCTGCCTATGATCGCCTTGCTCATATCGGTGTCCATCCACAAAAGCAGATGGGTCTGAACTGGATCGGCGTTGCGCTGAATCTTGGGCGCCTTTCGCCGGAACAGATCCGGGGACTGGCCAAACTTGCCGCGGATTTCGGCGACGGCGATATCCGCCTCACGGTCTGGCAAAACCTACTGCTGTCCGGAATCTCGGACCCGAATGTGCCGACCGTGGTGGCTGCTATCGAGGCGCTGGGGCTCTCCACAACGGCATCCGCCATCCGTGCCGGACTGATCTCGTGCACTGGCGCGACCGGATGCCGCTTCGCTGCTGCCCACACCAAAGAGAATGCTGACGAAATCGCAACGTGGTGCGAGGCGCGCGTGCAGCTCGAAACACCGGTCAATATTCATCTGACCGGATGTCATCACTCCTGCGCACAGCATTACATCGGCGATATCGGTTTGATTGGCGCTCGGGTGCCGGTGAATGACGACGGCGACACGGTCGACGGCTATCACATCCTCGTCGGTGGGGGATATGGCATGGACGGTGCGATTGCACGTGAGCTCTATCAGAACGTCAAAGCCGATGAAGCGCCGCAAGTCGTCGAGCAGATCTTGAAGACATTCGTCGCCAATCGATCATCGGAGCAAGAGACGTTTGTGGAGTTTGCGCGTCGCTACGAGATCGATGCCCTGAAACGGCTGATGACGAATGAGGAGCTGGCCGCATGACCCAGATGTCGCCACCACCTGTTTTCGAGATGATCCCGGAAACCGCGCCGTTTTCGCCTGAGCAGCGCTCATGGCTGAACGGCTTCTTTGCAGGTCTCGTCTCGCTCGACAATGCCGTCACGCCACTGTCGTCCGAACAGGGCGCTGCAGTCATGAAGGCTACCGGTGACGGGGATGATGGCGAAGCGCCCTGGCACGATCAGACCATGCCCATGGACGAACGCATGAAGCTGGCTGAAGGCCGTCCACTGCGCCGCCGGATGATGGCGGCCATGGCGCAGCAGGACTGCGGCCAGTGCGGCTATAACTGTCATGACTATTCCGAAGCCATCGCGAGCAGGGCGGAAGCGCGCCTCAACCTTTGCGTTCCCGGCGGCAAGGAAACCGCACGGATGCTGAAGAGCCTTTATGAAGAGCTCGACAAAGCGCCTGCTGCGGCGCCGGCCGCGTCTCAGCAACCTGCACCAGCGACGGCCGCGGCTGCATCGGCTTCGCCTCCGGGACGCTCGCGTGACAATCCTGTGGAGGCTGTGTTCCTGTCCCGCAGGCGCCTCAATAAGCCAGGCTCTGAAAAAGATACTTGGCATCTGGAGTTCGACCTGTCTGGATCGGACCTCGACTATGTGGTGGGCGACTCCTTCGGGATTTTCCCGGTCAATGATCCCGCATTGGCCGATGCCGTGCTAGCTCGTCTCAAGGCCGATCCCGGTCACATGGTCGGCGAGAGGTCGTTGCGCGACATTCTCATCAACGATGTGTCCCTCGCGCCCGCGCCGGACTCCCTTTTTCAGCTGATCTCCTACATCACCGGCGGTGAACGGCGGCAGAAGGCGAAGGCGCTCGCATCGGGTGACGATCCGGATGGCGATGCAGCCACGCTAGATGTGCTCGCAGCGCTTGAGAAGTTTCCGGATGTCAGATTCGATCTTGAAGCATTTATCGAAGCGCTCGAGCCTTTGCAGCCGAGGCTCTACTCGATTTCCTCCTCGTTCAATGCAACGCCGGGAAAGATTTCGCTGTCGGTTGATGCCGTCCGATACACCATCAAGAACCGCAAGCGCACGGGCGTCGCTTCGACCTTCCTCGCCGATCGCGCCAAGCCCGGCGATGTGCTGAAGGTCTACGTTCAGAAAGCTCATGCGTTCGGTCTGCCGCAGGATTCCAACGTACCGATCATCATGGTTGGCCCTGGTACGGGAGTAGCACCATTCCGGGCCTTCCTGCACGATCGTCAAGCGACCAAAGCAAAGGGCCGCAACTGGTTGTTCTTCGGCCACCAACGCAGCGATTTCGATTTCTTCTATTCGGAAGAACTGAATGCGATGAAATCGTCAGGATTGCTGACGCGCCTCTCGCTGGCGTGGTCCCGTGACGGGGCTGAGAAATTCTACGTGCAAGACCGCATGCGCGAGGTTGGCCGCGAATTGTGGGCGTGGCTCGCGGATGGCGCCCACGTTTACGTTTGCGGTGACGCAAAGCGAATGGCCAAGGATGTCGAACGGGCGCTGGTGGACATCGTGGCTCAGTTCGGCGCGCGTTCGACTGACGAAGCGGTCAGCTTTGTCGCAGACCTCAAGAAAAAGGGCCGTTATCAGCAGGATGTCTACTGATGGCAGGCAACGCGCGCACCTCTGGCAAGAAATTTCGTTTGTGCGGGAACCGGGCAGGAGGCGTTTTCTCTCTCCCGTACTGCCTGGAGGCAAGAATATCGTCTTTTATCGCGCGGTCTTGTAACCCGCTCCATCATACCTTCATTCATGGGTACGATGATGCAGCGGAGTTCCATGATGCGAGGCTTCCAGTCACGCGCCAGCGTTCAAGCGGAGGCGCGCCGAGCTTCGGACGATCCCGAAGATCGCTTCCATATCTTTGCGGTGTATGGCGCGTTCGCAGTGATTGCGGCGATCGTGTTCGGCACGCTGTCCTACCATCCCTTCTAGTCATTGACACTTACGTCATGCGGGGCACCGCATGACGACCCTCGATCCAGCCCTCAAGACGACACGAACGACATGCCCTTATTGCGGCGTCGGATGTGGTGTGCTTGCGACGCCGAATGGAGAGGGTGCGGCAGCAATTGCTGGCGATCCTGATCATCCGGCAAATTTCGGCCGTCTTTGTTCCAAGGGCTCCGCCCTTGGCGAAACCCTCGGGCTTGAGGGCCGCCTGCTGCATCCGATGATCAGGGTATCCGATGGCAAGCTTGAGCGCGTGGCATGGACTGACGCGCTCGATCACGTGGCGCATCGGCTGCAGCATATCATTGCCAAGCACGGACCGGATTCGGTTGCGTTCTATCTGTCAGGACAGCTCCTGACTGAGGACTATTACGTTGCCAACAAGCTGATGAAGGGATTCATCGGCACAGCCAATGTCGATACGAATTCGCGGCTTTGCATGGCCTCGTCCGTTGCGGGCCATCGCCGCGCGTTCGGCGCGGACATCGTTCCAGGATGCTACGAGGACCTGGATCAGGCCGATCTCCTTGTGCTTGTCGGATCCAACGCCGCCTGGTGTCATCCGATCCTGTATCA from Nitrobacteraceae bacterium AZCC 1564 includes these protein-coding regions:
- a CDS encoding ferredoxin-nitrite reductase (product_source=KO:K00366; cath_funfam=3.30.413.10,3.90.480.10; cog=COG0155; ko=KO:K00366; pfam=PF01077,PF03460; superfamily=55124,56014; tigrfam=TIGR02435) gives rise to the protein MSGDFSPDQKRYLEGFVSGLSASRLSRSQAPAKSEPVGPDAIHLKAQDRTVAAGGKLNDQEKIKRDEHPFDAYPRLVAQARNNEAPKPADNFRWRYYGIFYVAPTQSSYMCRLRIPNGILKHWQFAGVADVAEQFGGPYAHITTRANLQLREIEPKNAVNVIEAIQDLGLCSRGSGADNIRNVTGTPTAGIDPQELLDTRPHAREWHYHILNDRTLYGLPRKFNVAFDGAGRIAVLEDTNDIAFQAVEVLEGHSVEPGIYYRLALGGITGHRDFARDTGVILRPEEATPVADAIIRVFIEHGDRTNRNKARLKYVLDAWGFEKFLAAVEDKLGRKLVRVSAEAIAPRPAYDRLAHIGVHPQKQMGLNWIGVALNLGRLSPEQIRGLAKLAADFGDGDIRLTVWQNLLLSGISDPNVPTVVAAIEALGLSTTASAIRAGLISCTGATGCRFAAAHTKENADEIATWCEARVQLETPVNIHLTGCHHSCAQHYIGDIGLIGARVPVNDDGDTVDGYHILVGGGYGMDGAIARELYQNVKADEAPQVVEQILKTFVANRSSEQETFVEFARRYEIDALKRLMTNEELAA
- a CDS encoding sulfite reductase (NADPH) flavoprotein alpha-component (product_source=KO:K00380; cath_funfam=2.40.30.10,3.40.50.80; cog=COG0369; ko=KO:K00380; pfam=PF00175,PF00667,PF04060; superfamily=52343,63380); translation: MTQMSPPPVFEMIPETAPFSPEQRSWLNGFFAGLVSLDNAVTPLSSEQGAAVMKATGDGDDGEAPWHDQTMPMDERMKLAEGRPLRRRMMAAMAQQDCGQCGYNCHDYSEAIASRAEARLNLCVPGGKETARMLKSLYEELDKAPAAAPAASQQPAPATAAAASASPPGRSRDNPVEAVFLSRRRLNKPGSEKDTWHLEFDLSGSDLDYVVGDSFGIFPVNDPALADAVLARLKADPGHMVGERSLRDILINDVSLAPAPDSLFQLISYITGGERRQKAKALASGDDPDGDAATLDVLAALEKFPDVRFDLEAFIEALEPLQPRLYSISSSFNATPGKISLSVDAVRYTIKNRKRTGVASTFLADRAKPGDVLKVYVQKAHAFGLPQDSNVPIIMVGPGTGVAPFRAFLHDRQATKAKGRNWLFFGHQRSDFDFFYSEELNAMKSSGLLTRLSLAWSRDGAEKFYVQDRMREVGRELWAWLADGAHVYVCGDAKRMAKDVERALVDIVAQFGARSTDEAVSFVADLKKKGRYQQDVY
- a CDS encoding hypothetical protein (product_source=Hypo-rule applied; transmembrane_helix_parts=Inside_1_30,TMhelix_31_53,Outside_54_56); this translates as MQRSSMMRGFQSRASVQAEARRASDDPEDRFHIFAVYGAFAVIAAIVFGTLSYHPF